In Mycobacterium tuberculosis H37Rv, a single window of DNA contains:
- the cyp140 gene encoding cytochrome P450 Cyp140, whose amino-acid sequence MKDKLHWLAMHGVIRGIAAIGIRRGDLQARLIADPAVATDPVPFYDEVRSHGALVRNRANYLTVDHRLAHDLLRSDDFRVVSFGENLPPPLRWLERRTRGDQLHPLREPSLLAVEPPDHTRYRKTVSAVFTSRAVSALRDLVEQTAINLLDRFAEQPGIVDVVGRYCSQLPIVVISEILGVPEHDRPRVLEFGELAAPSLDIGIPWRQYLRVQQGIRGFDCWLEGHLQQLRHAPGDDLMSQLIQIAESGDNETQLDETELRAIAGLVLVAGFETTVNLLGNGIRMLLDTPEHLATLRQHPELWPNTVEEILRLDSPVQLTARVACRDVEVAGVRIKRGEVVVIYLAAANRDPAVFPDPHRFDIERPNAGRHLAFSTGRHFCLGAALARAEGEVGLRTFFDRFPDVRAAGAGSRRDTRVLRGWSTLPVTLGPARSMVSP is encoded by the coding sequence GTGAAGGACAAGCTGCACTGGTTGGCGATGCACGGGGTGATCCGCGGCATTGCGGCAATCGGGATTCGGCGTGGCGACTTGCAGGCCCGGCTGATCGCGGATCCGGCCGTCGCCACCGATCCGGTGCCCTTTTACGACGAAGTCCGGTCCCACGGCGCCCTGGTGCGCAACCGCGCCAACTACCTGACCGTCGACCATCGGCTCGCCCATGACCTGCTGCGATCGGACGACTTCCGCGTCGTCTCCTTCGGCGAGAATCTGCCACCACCGCTGCGCTGGCTGGAGCGGCGGACCCGCGGCGATCAACTTCACCCCCTGCGAGAACCTTCGCTGCTGGCCGTCGAGCCGCCCGATCACACTCGCTACCGCAAAACGGTGTCGGCGGTGTTCACCTCACGGGCGGTCAGCGCGCTACGCGATCTGGTCGAACAGACCGCGATCAATCTCTTGGATCGGTTCGCTGAGCAGCCCGGGATTGTGGACGTCGTAGGACGCTATTGCTCGCAACTGCCGATCGTGGTCATCAGCGAAATTTTGGGCGTGCCCGAGCATGACAGGCCGCGCGTCCTGGAATTTGGTGAGTTGGCAGCGCCGAGTCTAGACATCGGGATTCCGTGGCGGCAGTACCTGCGTGTGCAGCAGGGGATACGAGGATTCGACTGCTGGCTGGAAGGGCATCTGCAGCAGTTGCGGCACGCTCCGGGTGACGACCTGATGAGTCAGTTGATCCAGATCGCCGAAAGCGGGGACAACGAGACACAGCTCGACGAGACCGAACTTCGGGCGATCGCCGGACTGGTTTTGGTCGCCGGATTCGAAACCACAGTGAACCTGTTAGGCAACGGGATTCGCATGTTGTTGGATACCCCCGAACATCTGGCCACACTGCGCCAACATCCGGAGCTGTGGCCGAATACGGTTGAAGAAATCCTGCGGCTGGATTCGCCGGTTCAGCTCACCGCCCGGGTGGCTTGCCGTGACGTCGAGGTGGCTGGTGTGCGAATCAAACGCGGCGAAGTCGTGGTGATCTACCTAGCAGCCGCCAACCGCGATCCCGCTGTGTTCCCGGATCCGCACCGCTTTGACATCGAACGCCCCAATGCCGGACGACATCTTGCGTTCTCTACCGGCCGCCACTTCTGCCTGGGGGCCGCCCTGGCCCGCGCCGAAGGCGAGGTCGGGCTGAGAACGTTCTTCGACCGCTTCCCCGATGTGCGGGCCGCGGGTGCCGGAAGTCGGCGTGACACGCGGGTGCTGCGCGGTTGGTCGACGCTGCCGGTGACACTGGGTCCGGCACGGTCCATGGTTAGCCCGTGA
- the lppE gene encoding lipoprotein LppE, which yields MCNRLVTVTGVAMVVAAGLSACGQAQTVPRKAARLTIDGVTHTTRPATCSQEHSYRTIDIRNHDSTVQAVVLLSGDRVIPQWVKIRNVDGFNGSFWHGGVGNARADRARNTYTVAGSAYGISSKKPNTVVSTDFNILAEC from the coding sequence GTGTGCAATCGGTTGGTCACAGTGACCGGAGTTGCAATGGTCGTCGCGGCTGGTCTCTCCGCGTGCGGGCAAGCTCAGACGGTACCCCGAAAAGCCGCACGCCTGACTATTGACGGCGTCACTCACACGACACGTCCCGCAACATGCAGCCAGGAGCACTCCTACCGGACCATCGACATCCGCAACCACGACAGCACCGTCCAAGCCGTGGTATTGCTCAGCGGTGACAGGGTAATCCCGCAGTGGGTGAAGATCCGTAACGTCGACGGGTTCAACGGCAGCTTCTGGCACGGCGGGGTGGGCAACGCCCGCGCCGACCGCGCCCGCAACACATACACAGTTGCCGGCAGTGCCTACGGCATCAGCAGCAAAAAACCCAACACGGTGGTGTCAACAGACTTCAACATCCTCGCCGAATGTTGA
- a CDS encoding short-chain type dehydrogenase/reductase encodes MKAIFITGAGSGMGREGATLFHANGWRVGAIDRNEDGLAALRVQLGAERLWARAVDVTDKAALEGALADFCAGNVGGGLDMMWNNAGIGEGGWFEDVPYEAAVRVVDVNFKAVLTGAYAALPYLKKAPGSLMFSTSSSSGTYGMPRIAVYSATKHAVKGLTEALSVEWQRHGVRVADVLPGLIDTAILTSTRQHSDEGPYTISAEQIRAAAPKKGMFRLMPSSSVAEAAWRAYQHPTRLHWYVPRSIRWIDRLKGVSPEFVRRHIAKSLATLEPKRK; translated from the coding sequence ATGAAAGCGATATTCATCACCGGCGCCGGCAGTGGAATGGGCCGCGAGGGTGCAACGCTTTTCCACGCCAACGGCTGGCGAGTAGGTGCGATAGACCGCAATGAGGATGGGCTGGCTGCCCTGCGCGTACAGCTTGGTGCCGAACGGCTGTGGGCCCGCGCCGTCGACGTTACGGACAAGGCGGCCCTTGAGGGTGCGCTCGCTGATTTCTGCGCCGGCAATGTCGGCGGCGGTCTCGACATGATGTGGAACAACGCCGGCATCGGCGAAGGCGGTTGGTTCGAGGACGTGCCGTACGAGGCCGCCGTGCGCGTCGTCGACGTGAACTTCAAGGCGGTGCTCACTGGCGCCTACGCCGCACTGCCTTACCTCAAGAAAGCACCGGGAAGTCTGATGTTCTCGACGTCGTCGTCCTCGGGCACCTATGGCATGCCGCGTATCGCGGTCTACTCGGCGACCAAACACGCCGTCAAGGGGTTGACCGAGGCGTTGAGCGTTGAGTGGCAGCGTCATGGGGTTCGCGTCGCCGACGTGCTGCCCGGTCTGATCGACACCGCTATCCTCACCTCGACGCGCCAGCATTCCGACGAGGGCCCCTACACGATCTCCGCGGAGCAGATCCGCGCTGCCGCGCCCAAGAAGGGCATGTTCCGGCTGATGCCCTCGTCCAGCGTCGCCGAGGCAGCCTGGCGGGCCTACCAGCACCCCACACGGTTGCATTGGTATGTGCCCCGAAGCATTCGCTGGATTGATCGGCTCAAGGGCGTCAGTCCGGAGTTCGTCCGACGTCACATTGCCAAGTCCCTGGCCACGTTGGAGCCAAAACGGAAGTAA
- the rpfC gene encoding resuscitation-promoting factor RpfC — protein sequence MHPLPADHGRSRCNRHPISPLSLIGNASATSGDMSSMTRIAKPLIKSAMAAGLVTASMSLSTAVAHAGPSPNWDAVAQCESGGNWAANTGNGKYGGLQFKPATWAAFGGVGNPAAASREQQIAVANRVLAEQGLDAWPTCGAASGLPIALWSKPAQGIKQIINEIIWAGIQASIPR from the coding sequence GTGCATCCTTTGCCGGCCGACCACGGCCGGTCGCGGTGCAATAGACACCCGATCTCACCACTCTCTCTAATCGGTAACGCTTCGGCCACTTCCGGCGATATGTCGAGCATGACAAGAATCGCCAAGCCGCTCATCAAGTCCGCCATGGCCGCAGGACTCGTCACGGCATCCATGTCGCTCTCCACCGCCGTTGCCCACGCCGGTCCCAGCCCGAACTGGGACGCCGTCGCGCAGTGCGAATCCGGGGGCAACTGGGCGGCCAACACCGGAAACGGCAAATACGGCGGACTGCAGTTCAAGCCGGCCACCTGGGCCGCATTCGGCGGTGTCGGCAACCCAGCAGCTGCCTCTCGGGAACAACAAATCGCAGTTGCCAATCGGGTTCTCGCCGAACAGGGATTGGACGCGTGGCCGACGTGCGGCGCCGCCTCTGGCCTTCCGATCGCACTGTGGTCGAAACCCGCGCAGGGCATCAAGCAAATCATCAACGAGATCATTTGGGCAGGCATTCAGGCAAGTATTCCGCGCTGA
- a CDS encoding chorismate mutase (chorismate mutase, AroQ class; secreted, possible role in host-pathogen interactions): MLTRPREIYLATAVSIGILLSLIAPLGPPLARADGTSQLAELVDAAAERLEVADPVAAFKWRAQLPIEDSGRVEQQLAKLGEDARSQHIDPDYVTRVFDDQIRATEAIEYSRFSDWKLNPASAPPEPPDLSASRSAIDSLNNRMLSQIWSHWSLLSAPSCAAQLDRAKRDIVRSRHLDSLYQRALTTATQSYCQALPPA; encoded by the coding sequence TTGCTTACCCGTCCACGTGAGATATACCTCGCGACCGCCGTCTCGATCGGCATCCTGTTGTCGCTGATTGCACCACTAGGCCCCCCGCTGGCGCGAGCCGACGGCACCAGCCAGTTAGCCGAGTTGGTCGACGCCGCCGCTGAGCGGTTGGAGGTCGCCGACCCGGTGGCAGCCTTCAAGTGGCGTGCTCAGCTGCCCATTGAGGATTCCGGCCGAGTCGAACAGCAACTCGCAAAGTTGGGCGAAGATGCCCGCTCGCAGCACATCGACCCCGACTACGTCACCCGCGTCTTCGACGACCAGATTCGCGCCACCGAGGCAATCGAGTACAGCCGGTTCTCGGACTGGAAGCTCAACCCGGCCAGCGCGCCCCCGGAGCCGCCGGATCTATCGGCATCGCGATCGGCGATCGACTCCCTGAATAATCGGATGCTGTCGCAGATTTGGAGTCACTGGAGTTTGCTGTCCGCGCCGTCCTGCGCCGCCCAACTCGACCGCGCCAAACGCGACATAGTGCGGTCCCGCCACCTCGATAGCCTCTATCAACGGGCCCTGACGACAGCAACACAGTCGTATTGCCAGGCCCTACCGCCGGCCTGA
- the fbpB gene encoding diacylglycerol acyltransferase/mycolyltransferase Ag85B (FbpB Secreted antigen 85-B FbpB (85B) (antigen 85 complex B) (mycolyl transferase 85B) (fibronectin-binding protein B) (extracellular alpha-antigen); binds fibronectin facilitating attachment to host cells; also involved in maintaining cell wall integrity through the transfer of mycolyic acids), translated as MTDVSRKIRAWGRRLMIGTAAAVVLPGLVGLAGGAATAGAFSRPGLPVEYLQVPSPSMGRDIKVQFQSGGNNSPAVYLLDGLRAQDDYNGWDINTPAFEWYYQSGLSIVMPVGGQSSFYSDWYSPACGKAGCQTYKWETFLTSELPQWLSANRAVKPTGSAAIGLSMAGSSAMILAAYHPQQFIYAGSLSALLDPSQGMGPSLIGLAMGDAGGYKAADMWGPSSDPAWERNDPTQQIPKLVANNTRLWVYCGNGTPNELGGANIPAEFLENFVRSSNLKFQDAYNAAGGHNAVFNFPPNGTHSWEYWGAQLNAMKGDLQSSLGAG; from the coding sequence ATGACAGACGTGAGCCGAAAGATTCGAGCTTGGGGACGCCGATTGATGATCGGCACGGCAGCGGCTGTAGTCCTTCCGGGCCTGGTGGGGCTTGCCGGCGGAGCGGCAACCGCGGGCGCGTTCTCCCGGCCGGGGCTGCCGGTCGAGTACCTGCAGGTGCCGTCGCCGTCGATGGGCCGCGACATCAAGGTTCAGTTCCAGAGCGGTGGGAACAACTCACCTGCGGTTTATCTGCTCGACGGCCTGCGCGCCCAAGACGACTACAACGGCTGGGATATCAACACCCCGGCGTTCGAGTGGTACTACCAGTCGGGACTGTCGATAGTCATGCCGGTCGGCGGGCAGTCCAGCTTCTACAGCGACTGGTACAGCCCGGCCTGCGGTAAGGCTGGCTGCCAGACTTACAAGTGGGAAACCTTCCTGACCAGCGAGCTGCCGCAATGGTTGTCCGCCAACAGGGCCGTGAAGCCCACCGGCAGCGCTGCAATCGGCTTGTCGATGGCCGGCTCGTCGGCAATGATCTTGGCCGCCTACCACCCCCAGCAGTTCATCTACGCCGGCTCGCTGTCGGCCCTGCTGGACCCCTCTCAGGGGATGGGGCCTAGCCTGATCGGCCTCGCGATGGGTGACGCCGGCGGTTACAAGGCCGCAGACATGTGGGGTCCCTCGAGTGACCCGGCATGGGAGCGCAACGACCCTACGCAGCAGATCCCCAAGCTGGTCGCAAACAACACCCGGCTATGGGTTTATTGCGGGAACGGCACCCCGAACGAGTTGGGCGGTGCCAACATACCCGCCGAGTTCTTGGAGAACTTCGTTCGTAGCAGCAACCTGAAGTTCCAGGATGCGTACAACGCCGCGGGCGGGCACAACGCCGTGTTCAACTTCCCGCCCAACGGCACGCACAGCTGGGAGTACTGGGGCGCTCAGCTCAACGCCATGAAGGGTGACCTGCAGAGTTCGTTAGGCGCCGGCTGA
- a CDS encoding hypothetical protein (A core mycobacterial gene; conserved in mycobacterial strains (See Marmiesse et al., 2004 PMID:14766927).) — protein sequence MIRELVTTAAITGAAIGGAPVAGADPQRYDGDVPGMNYDASLGAPCSSWERFIFGRGPSGQAEACHFPPPNQFPPAETGYWVISYPLYGVQQVGAPCPKPQAAAQSPDGLPMLCLGARGWQPGWFTGAGFFPPEP from the coding sequence ATGATTCGCGAACTGGTCACCACCGCTGCGATCACGGGTGCCGCGATCGGTGGGGCGCCAGTCGCGGGCGCAGACCCGCAGCGTTATGACGGCGATGTGCCGGGGATGAACTATGACGCTTCGCTGGGCGCCCCATGCTCCAGCTGGGAGCGCTTCATTTTTGGACGAGGCCCCTCCGGTCAGGCCGAAGCCTGTCATTTTCCGCCTCCTAACCAGTTCCCGCCGGCCGAAACCGGCTACTGGGTGATCTCCTACCCGCTATACGGCGTCCAGCAGGTCGGTGCGCCGTGTCCGAAGCCGCAGGCGGCCGCGCAGTCTCCGGATGGGTTGCCGATGCTGTGTCTGGGAGCCCGTGGATGGCAGCCGGGATGGTTTACCGGGGCCGGGTTCTTCCCTCCGGAGCCATAA
- a CDS encoding membrane protein, translated as MIMCEGRPTESPIPRWLRFVLTSDRAGSAWYIGAGFFFAPVLAVLSPWPTITAVLWWIIGLAGLWLGLLGIAMAVGLARVLRSGAEIPEAYWRTLVDYRSANE; from the coding sequence ATGATCATGTGCGAAGGCCGGCCCACCGAATCACCGATCCCACGGTGGCTGCGCTTCGTGCTTACGTCTGACCGTGCCGGCTCGGCATGGTATATCGGGGCAGGCTTCTTCTTCGCGCCAGTGCTGGCGGTGCTTTCGCCATGGCCGACCATCACCGCGGTGCTGTGGTGGATCATCGGACTGGCGGGACTATGGCTCGGACTGCTCGGAATCGCGATGGCAGTCGGACTGGCCCGGGTGTTGCGTTCCGGCGCCGAAATACCGGAAGCCTACTGGCGCACGCTGGTCGACTACCGATCCGCCAACGAATAG
- a CDS encoding hypothetical protein (A core mycobacterial gene; conserved in mycobacterial strains (See Marmiesse et al., 2004 PMID:14766927).) has protein sequence MSFNPKDAVDAVRDIAANAVEKASDIVENAGHIIRGDIAGGASGIVKDSIDIATHAVDRTKEVFTGKTDDEG, from the coding sequence ATGAGCTTCAATCCCAAAGATGCGGTCGACGCTGTCCGGGACATTGCGGCCAATGCCGTCGAGAAGGCCTCGGACATCGTGGAAAACGCCGGCCACATCATCCGCGGCGACATCGCTGGCGGGGCCAGCGGCATCGTCAAGGACTCCATCGACATCGCCACCCACGCGGTCGACAGAACGAAAGAAGTGTTCACCGGCAAGACGGACGACGAAGGTTAG
- a CDS encoding zinc-binding alcohol dehydrogenase gives MRAVVIDGAGSVRVNTQPDPALPGPDGVVVAVTAAGICGSDLHFYEGEYPFTEPVALGHEAVGTIVEAGPQVRTVGVGDLVMVSSVAGCGVCPGCETHDPVMCFSGPMIFGAGVLGGAQADLLAVPAADFQVLKIPEGITTEQALLLTDNLATGWAAAQRADISFGSAVAVIGLGAVGLCALRSAFIHGAATVFAVDRVKGRLQRAATWGATPIPSPAAETILAATRGRGADSVIDAVGTDASMSDALNAVRPGGTVSVVGVHDLQPFPVPALTCLLRSITLRMTMAPVQRTWPELIPLLQSGRLDVDGIFTTTLPLDEAAKGYATARARSGEELRFCLRPDSRDVLGAHETVDLYVHVRRCQSVADLQLEGAADGVDGPSMLN, from the coding sequence ATGCGTGCGGTAGTCATCGACGGGGCCGGCAGCGTCAGAGTCAACACCCAGCCCGACCCGGCACTGCCCGGGCCTGACGGAGTGGTTGTCGCCGTGACCGCCGCCGGCATCTGCGGATCCGATCTGCATTTCTACGAAGGCGAATATCCGTTCACCGAGCCGGTGGCCCTCGGTCACGAGGCGGTAGGCACCATCGTCGAGGCCGGGCCACAGGTGCGCACCGTCGGAGTTGGCGACCTGGTCATGGTGTCTTCAGTGGCCGGCTGCGGCGTCTGCCCGGGATGCGAAACCCATGATCCAGTCATGTGCTTCTCCGGCCCGATGATCTTCGGCGCCGGCGTGCTTGGCGGCGCACAGGCCGATCTGCTGGCGGTGCCGGCCGCCGATTTCCAGGTGCTCAAGATCCCCGAAGGTATCACCACCGAGCAGGCACTGCTGCTCACGGACAACCTCGCCACCGGTTGGGCGGCAGCCCAACGAGCCGATATTTCATTCGGCTCCGCCGTGGCGGTCATCGGCCTGGGAGCCGTCGGCCTCTGCGCGCTGCGCAGCGCCTTCATACACGGTGCCGCAACGGTTTTCGCTGTCGACCGAGTAAAGGGACGCTTGCAACGCGCGGCCACCTGGGGTGCTACGCCGATACCGTCACCGGCGGCCGAGACGATTCTGGCCGCGACGCGGGGTCGCGGCGCAGACTCGGTGATTGACGCCGTCGGCACCGACGCCTCGATGAGCGACGCGCTCAATGCGGTGCGCCCTGGCGGCACCGTCTCGGTTGTCGGCGTGCACGATCTTCAGCCGTTTCCCGTGCCCGCACTGACGTGCCTGTTGCGAAGCATCACGCTGCGAATGACCATGGCACCGGTACAACGAACCTGGCCGGAACTGATCCCGTTGCTGCAGTCGGGCCGACTCGATGTCGATGGCATCTTCACTACCACCCTGCCGTTGGACGAAGCGGCCAAGGGCTATGCAACCGCGAGGGCGCGCTCGGGTGAGGAGCTAAGGTTCTGCTTACGCCCTGACAGCCGTGATGTACTGGGAGCGCATGAAACTGTCGATCTTTACGTCCACGTCCGGCGGTGTCAGTCCGTAGCCGACCTGCAGCTCGAGGGTGCTGCGGACGGGGTCGACGGCCCATCCATGCTCAACTAG
- a CDS encoding S-adenosyl-L-methionine-dependent methyltransferase, with protein MTTPEYGSLRSDDDHWDIVSNVGYTALLVAGWRALHTTGPKPLVQDEYAKHFITASADPYLEGLLANPRTSEDGTAFPRLYGVQTRFFDDFFNCADEAGIRQAVIVAAGLDCRAYRLDWQPGTTVFEIDVPKVLEFKARVLSERGAVPKAHRVAVPADLRTDWPTPLTAAGFDPQRPSAWSVEGLLPYLTGDAQYALFARIDELCAPGSRVALGALGSRLDHEQLAALETAHPGVNMSGDVNFSALTYDDKTDPVEWLVEHGWAVDPVRSTLELQVGYGLTPPDVDVKIDSFMRSQYITAVRA; from the coding sequence ATGACTACACCTGAGTATGGCTCGCTTCGTTCCGATGACGACCACTGGGACATTGTCAGCAACGTGGGCTACACCGCGCTACTGGTTGCGGGTTGGCGTGCACTGCACACCACGGGCCCTAAACCGCTGGTCCAAGACGAATACGCGAAGCATTTCATCACCGCTTCGGCCGACCCGTATCTGGAGGGTCTGTTAGCAAACCCGAGAACGTCGGAGGACGGCACCGCTTTCCCTCGGCTCTACGGCGTGCAAACCCGGTTTTTCGACGACTTCTTCAACTGCGCTGATGAGGCTGGCATACGACAGGCGGTGATCGTCGCCGCCGGTCTGGACTGCCGCGCTTATCGCCTTGACTGGCAGCCCGGGACAACGGTTTTCGAGATCGATGTGCCGAAGGTCCTGGAATTCAAAGCACGGGTGCTAAGTGAGCGGGGTGCTGTACCCAAAGCTCACCGGGTGGCGGTGCCAGCAGATCTGCGTACGGACTGGCCCACGCCGCTGACAGCGGCCGGGTTCGATCCGCAACGACCCAGCGCCTGGTCGGTCGAGGGACTACTGCCCTACCTGACCGGCGATGCGCAATATGCTCTGTTCGCCCGGATCGATGAGTTGTGTGCGCCTGGCAGCCGAGTTGCCTTGGGCGCCTTAGGGTCCCGGTTGGATCACGAGCAGCTCGCCGCGCTGGAAACCGCACACCCGGGGGTCAATATGTCTGGTGACGTGAATTTCTCCGCGCTCACCTACGACGACAAGACCGATCCCGTGGAGTGGCTAGTTGAGCATGGATGGGCCGTCGACCCCGTCCGCAGCACCCTCGAGCTGCAGGTCGGCTACGGACTGACACCGCCGGACGTGGACGTAAAGATCGACAGTTTCATGCGCTCCCAGTACATCACGGCTGTCAGGGCGTAA
- a CDS encoding D-tyrosyl-tRNA(Tyr) deacylase: MRVLVQRVSSAAVRVDGRVVGAIRPDGQGLVAFVGVTHGDDLDKARRLAEKLWNLRVLADEKSASDMHAPILVISQFTLYADTAKGRRPSWNAAAPGAVAQPLIAAFAAALRQLGAHVEAGVFGAHMQVELVNDGPVTVMLEG, from the coding sequence GTGCGGGTTCTGGTGCAACGGGTCTCATCGGCTGCGGTGAGGGTCGATGGTCGGGTGGTCGGCGCTATCCGGCCGGACGGGCAGGGCCTGGTCGCGTTCGTCGGTGTCACCCACGGCGACGATCTCGACAAGGCGCGCCGTCTCGCCGAAAAGCTCTGGAATTTGCGGGTTCTCGCCGACGAGAAATCCGCCTCCGACATGCACGCACCGATCCTGGTAATCAGCCAGTTCACCCTCTACGCAGACACCGCGAAGGGTCGGCGACCGTCCTGGAACGCCGCGGCGCCAGGTGCGGTGGCGCAGCCCCTGATAGCAGCGTTCGCGGCAGCGCTGCGCCAGTTGGGAGCGCACGTGGAAGCCGGCGTGTTCGGTGCCCACATGCAGGTCGAACTGGTCAACGACGGTCCGGTGACCGTAATGCTGGAAGGCTGA
- the lppD gene encoding lipoprotein LppD yields the protein MSRAAGLPRLSWFAGLTWFAGGSTGAGCAAHPALAGLTAGARCPAYAAISASTARPAATAGTTPATGASGSARPTDAAGMADLARPGVVATHAVRTLGTTGSRAIGLCPCQPLDCPRSPQATLNLGSMGRSLDGPQWRRARVRLCGRWWRRSNTTRGASPRPPSTCRGDNVSMIELEVHQADVTKLELDAITNAANTRLRHAGGVAAAIARAGGPELQRESTEKAPIGLGEAVETTAGDMPARYVIHAATMELGGPTSGEIITAATAATLRKADELGCRSLALVAFGTGVGGFPLDDAARLMVGAVRRHRPGSLQRVVFAVHGDAAERAFSAAIQAGEDTARR from the coding sequence ATGTCCCGGGCTGCCGGGTTGCCCCGGTTGTCCTGGTTTGCCGGGCTGACCTGGTTCGCCGGGGGTTCCACCGGGGCCGGGTGCGCCGCCCACCCCGCCCTGGCCGGGTTGACCGCCGGGGCCCGCTGCCCCGCCTATGCCGCCATCTCCGCCTCTACCGCCCGCCCCGCCGCGACCGCCGGCACCACCCCGGCCACCGGCGCCTCCGGCTCCGCCCGGCCCACCGACGCCGCGGGCATGGCTGACCTCGCCCGGCCCGGCGTCGTCGCCACTCATGCTGTTCGCACCCTCGGTACAACTGGATCACGAGCCATCGGTCTGTGTCCTTGCCAGCCGCTTGATTGTCCTCGTTCACCTCAAGCTACCCTGAATCTGGGCTCGATGGGCCGGAGTCTCGATGGGCCGCAGTGGCGCCGGGCGAGGGTTCGATTGTGTGGGCGATGGTGGCGACGGTCCAACACAACAAGGGGTGCATCACCGCGGCCGCCGAGTACTTGCAGGGGGGACAATGTGTCGATGATCGAGTTGGAGGTACATCAGGCCGACGTGACCAAGCTCGAGCTCGACGCCATCACCAATGCGGCGAACACCCGACTGCGGCATGCCGGTGGTGTCGCTGCGGCCATCGCCCGCGCCGGCGGCCCCGAGCTGCAGCGCGAGTCCACCGAGAAGGCGCCGATTGGGCTTGGGGAAGCGGTCGAGACCACGGCCGGTGACATGCCGGCGCGCTACGTGATCCACGCGGCGACGATGGAGCTAGGAGGTCCGACCTCGGGCGAGATCATCACCGCAGCCACCGCTGCTACCCTGCGGAAAGCCGACGAGCTCGGTTGCCGCTCGCTGGCGCTGGTGGCTTTCGGCACGGGCGTGGGCGGCTTTCCGCTCGACGACGCTGCGCGGCTGATGGTCGGCGCCGTCCGTCGGCACCGGCCGGGGTCGCTGCAAAGGGTGGTATTTGCGGTCCATGGGGATGCGGCCGAGCGGGCGTTTAGCGCTGCTATTCAGGCCGGAGAAGATACCGCTCGACGGTAG